Genomic DNA from Candidatus Zixiibacteriota bacterium:
ACTCAACGACTCCGGCGCGCTGGCCGCCGCCGATGTCGGCATCGCGGTCACCGACGGCGTCGCCTCGTTTGCGCCCGCCTGCGATGCGATGATGTCTGCCGATGCCTTGCCGCACTTGCCGGCGTTTCTGCACCTGAGTCGCGATGCCATGCGGACGATCAAAGCTGCCTTTGCGCTGTCGCTACTTTACAATGGCGTCGGTCTGTATTTCGCCATCACCGGAAGTCTGTCGCCCTTAATCGCGGCGATCCTGATGCCGATCAGCTCGCTCTCGGTGGTCGCCTTTGCCGTGCTCGGCACGCGCTGGGCGGCGTACCGACGGAGGTTGCTCTGATGTCGGCGTTGTTCCTGCTGATCGGCTTCAGCCTGCTGGCTGCCGTCGGCTTTCTGATTATGTTCATCTGGGCGGTGCGCCACGGGCAGTACGAGGATACCTATACGCCGAGCGTGCGCATGATTCACGATGATCCGCCGCTACCATCGCAAAATCTGAATTCTGATACCGAGAGGGAGAACTGAGGCATGCAACCTGAGACGTTCAGTTATGACAACAAGATTGTCAGATACTTTACGTACGCTACGATCGTCTGGGGCGCGGTCGGGATGCTGGTCGGCGTCATCGCCGCCTTCCAGATTTTCTTGCCGGCAGCCAACCATGGCCTGCCCTGGCTGACCTTTGGCCGCCTGCGGCCGCTGCACACCAACGCCGTTATCTTCGCCTTCGTCGGCAACGGCATCTTTATGGGCGTCTATTACTCGCTGCAGCGGCTCTGCAAGGCGCGGATGTTCTCGGATACGCTCAGTTATCTGCACTTCTGGGGCTGGCAGTTGATCATCCTGCTCGCGGCGATTACGCTCCCGCTCGGGCTCACCACCAGCAAGGAATATGCAGAACTCGAGTGGCCGATCGATATCCTGATCGCCGTCGTCTGGGTCATCTTCGCCATCAACATGTTCGGCACCATCATCCGGCGGCGTGAACGGCACATGTACGTCGCGATCTGGTTCTACATCGC
This window encodes:
- the ccoS gene encoding cbb3-type cytochrome oxidase assembly protein CcoS, which encodes MSALFLLIGFSLLAAVGFLIMFIWAVRHGQYEDTYTPSVRMIHDDPPLPSQNLNSDTEREN